The window TCGTGGCCGGTGTTCATGGCCTGGAGCATGTCAAAGGCCTCGCCCCCGCGGCACTCCCCGACGATGATCCGGTCCGGGCGCATCCGCAGGGCGTTGATCACCAGATCCCGCATGGTGATCTCGCCCTTCCCCTCGATGTTCGGCGGACGGGTCTCCAGGGTGACCACGTGCTCCTGGCGCAGCTGCAGCTCCGCCGCGTTCTCAATGGTGATGATCCGCTCCCCCTCCGGGATGAAGCCGGAGAGGATGTTGAGCAGGGTGGTCTTGCCTGAGCCCGTCCCGCCGGAGACCACGATGTTGATCTTCGCCTGGACGCAGGCTTTCAGGAACTCCATCACCTCCGGCGTGGCCGAGCCCAGGCGGATCAGATCCTCCACCGTGAGAGGGGTGCGGTAGAACTTCCGGATGGTCACCACCGGGCCGATCAGGGAGATCGGCGGGATCACGATGTTGACGCGGGAGCCGTCGGGCAGCCGGGCGTCCACGTAGGGCATGCTCTCGTCCACCCGCCGGCCCAGGGGGGCGACGATGCGTTCGATGATCCGCATCAGATGTTCGTCGTCCTCGAAGACCACGTTCGTCCGCTCGATCTTCCCGTTGCGCTCGATGTAGACCTTCTTCGGGCCGTTGACCATGATCTCGGTGATGGTGTCATCCTGGAGCAGAGGCTGCAGGGGGCCGTAGCCCAGGATCTCGGCCACGATTTGCTCGAACAGCCGCTGGCGCTCTAGGCGGCTCAGGACGATGTGATCCTCCGCCAGGACGGCGTCGAACTTCTCCTCGAT is drawn from Thermoflexus hugenholtzii and contains these coding sequences:
- a CDS encoding CpaF family protein; amino-acid sequence: MSLLRRIQGNQSSPAAAPSPEPARPGPAPEPPPPSAPRRPLPTTTGLRDAYADLKSRIQNKLLAELEPTLDLSRTEELRAMIEEKFDAVLAEDHIVLSRLERQRLFEQIVAEILGYGPLQPLLQDDTITEIMVNGPKKVYIERNGKIERTNVVFEDDEHLMRIIERIVAPLGRRVDESMPYVDARLPDGSRVNIVIPPISLIGPVVTIRKFYRTPLTVEDLIRLGSATPEVMEFLKACVQAKINIVVSGGTGSGKTTLLNILSGFIPEGERIITIENAAELQLRQEHVVTLETRPPNIEGKGEITMRDLVINALRMRPDRIIVGECRGGEAFDMLQAMNTGHEGSMTTIHANSPRDALARLENMVLMAGTDLPHRAIREQIAMAIDLIVQTARMRDGSRKIVSLTEVQGLEGEVITTTELFKFEQYGMEGGKIVGRLVPTGIRPRFIDRLEEAGIRLPPSIFGIGRR